A single region of the Epinephelus fuscoguttatus linkage group LG14, E.fuscoguttatus.final_Chr_v1 genome encodes:
- the vps29 gene encoding vacuolar protein sorting-associated protein 29: MLVLVLGDLHIPHRCNTLPAKFKKLLVPGKIQHILCTGNLCTKESYDYLKTLAGDVHIVRGDFDENLNYPEQKVVTVGQFKIGLIHGHQVIPWGDMASLAVLQRQLDVDILISGHTHKFEAFENENKFYINPGSATGAYSALESNIIPSFVLMDIQASTVVTYVYQLIGDDVKVERIEYKKS; the protein is encoded by the exons ATG TTGGTCCTGGTGTTAGGTGACCTGCACATCCCCCACCGGTGCAACACCCTGCCAGCCAAGTTCAAGAAGCTGTTGGTCCCAGGGAAGATCCAGCACATTCTCTGCACAGGCAACCTCTGCACCAAGGAGAGCTATGACTACCTGAAGACTCTCGCAGGAGACGTCCACATAGTCCGAGGAGACTTCGACGAG AACCTGAACTACCCGGAGCAGAAGGTGGTGACAGTGGGCCAGTTTAAGATCGGTCTCATCCACGGCCACCAGGTGATCCCCTGGGGCGACATGGCCAGTCTGGCAGTGCTCCAGAGACAGCTTGATGTCGACATCCTCATCTCCGGGCACACGCACAAGTTCGAGGCGTTCGAGAATGAAAACAAGTTCTACATCAACCCTGGTTCGGCCACAGGAGCCTACAGCGCACTGGAAAG CAACATCATCCCCTCTTTTGTATTAATGGACATCCAGGCATCGACAGTGGTGACGTACGTTTATCAGCTCATCGGAGACGACGTCAAGGTGGAGAGAATCGAATACAAGAAATCTTAA
- the eif5 gene encoding eukaryotic translation initiation factor 5, with protein sequence MSVNVNRSVSDQFYRYKMPRLIAKVEGKGNGIKTVIVNMVDVAKALNRPPTYPTKFFGCELGAQTQFDTKNDRYIVNGSHEANKLQDMLDGFIRKFVLCPECDNPETDLHVNPKKQTIGNSCKACGYRGMLDTRHKLCTFILKNPPEHTDGGSASVKKEKEKKNRKKDKENGSGSGEAGNQENFDAPEAVDGDDDDEDWAEETTEEAQRRRMEEISDHAKNLTLSEDLEKPLEERVNLFYNFVKHKKESGIDMADKEILAEAERLDVKAMGPLILSELLFDENIRDQIKKYKRHFLRFCHNNKKAQKYLLGGFECVVKLHQVQLLPRVPIILKDLYDADLLEEDVIFAWAEKVSKKYVSKELAKEIHAKAAPFVKWLKEAEEESEGSEEEEEEDDENVEVVYSSSARELKVETVKPDTPEKEEDDIDIDAI encoded by the exons ATGTCTGTCAACGTCAACCGCAGCGTGTCAGACCAGTTCTATCGCTACAAGATGCCCCGTCTGATTGCCAAG GTTGAAGGCAAAGGGAATGGAATCAAGACGGTCATTGTCAACATGGTTGATGTTGCAAAGGCATTGAACAGGCCTCCAACAT ACCCGACCAAGTTTTTTGGTTGTGAACTCGGTGCGCAGACCCAGTTTGATACCAAAAACGACCGTTACATCGTCAACGGATCCCACGAGGCGAACAAGTTGCAGGACATGCTTGATGGGTTCATCAGAAAATTTGTGCTGTGTCCCGAGTGTGACAACCCTGAAACTGATCTG CATGTCAATCCCAAGAAACAAACCATTGGCAATTCCTGTAAAGCCTGTGGATACCGCGGCATGCTAGACACTAGACACAAACTCTGCACGTTCATCCTCAAAAACCCACCAG AGCACACTGATGGTGGATCCGCATCTGttaagaaagagaaggagaagaagaaccGCAAGAAGGACAAGGAGAACGGCTCTGGCAGCGGAGAGGCTGGAAACCAAGAGAACTTCGATGCTCCTGAGGCTGTG GATGGAGATGACGATGATGAGGACTGGGCTGAGGAGACTACAGAGGAGGCGCAGAGGAGGCGAATGGAGGAGATCAGCGACCACGCCAAGAACCTGACGCTCAGCGAGGACCTGGAGAAACCCCTGGAGGAGAGGGTCAACCTCTTCTACAACTTTGTGAAA CACAAGAAGGAGAGTGGAATCGACATGGCTGATAAGGAGATCTTGGCGGAGGCAGAGCGCCTGGATGTGAAGGCCATGGGCCCCCTCATCCTCAGCGAGCTGCTCTTTGACGAGAACATCCGCGACCAGATCAAGAAGTACAAACGCCACTTCCTGCGA TTCTGCCACAACAACAAGAAGGCCCAGAAGTATCTGTTGGGAGGTTTTGAGTGTGTGGTGAAGCTGCATCAGGTCCAGCTGCTGCCTCGAGTTCCCATCATCCTCAAAGACCTGTATGACGCAGACCTGCTGGAGGAAGATGTCATCTTTGCGTGGGCAGAGAAG GTCTCTAAGAAGTACGTCTCTAAGGAACTGGCCAAAGAGATCCACGCTAAGGCTGCTCCTTTTGTCAAATGGctgaaggaggcagaggaggagagcgaGGGcagcgaggaagaggaggaggaggatgatgagaaCGTGGAG GTGGTGTATTCGTCCTCCGCCCGCGAGCTCAAAGTTGAGACTGTGAAACCAGACACGCCTGAAAAAGAAGAGGATGACATTGACATTGATGCGATCTGA